The sequence cctatgagcacataggctattgttatactaaggggacgaaatgTACATTAGCATATAACTAATTACTCCCAAAAAGTTCTGTCTAATTTCAATTTCTAAACAACGATAGCCGCTGTTGTTTGAGTATAAAAGTTTGAGATGTTCTAATTTGATTTATTCGAAGAATACTTCTTTAGTCTCAGTAAAAGGAAGCATTGGTATGAAGAGGCAATTTCCCTAATGCTTCGCCAGAAAATGGTCCAGTTTTGGAGCATAATGTGAGAATCTTAAGGTACACAGATGATCGGTGggcattattcatttctatATGCCAGATAAAGCTAGTTAGTTGAGGTTATTATCTTCCCATTATTGTGGGCTCATCAGCCATGGCTACTTCATCGTTCGGTGCCTTGGCACCCTTCTTCTTGCCTGAGTACCACATGAATAGCAAACCGCACACAAGGTTCACCACAAAAGTAAACCAAGCCAAGTAGACTCCATAGCcgtatctgaaaaaaaaaatcgaattgattgaaaatttgcataaacataaacattatataatatgtaacatatacatacttataaatatcGAAAGAAGTGTAAAACAAATTAGAATAAAGAGTGCAACTTAGATTATGGTCAAGTGACAAAATGTTATCAAAACCTTTTTCTTTCTATAACCATGAATATCAACGTAAGTACTACGTGTAGTGTACCTGTGGTACTCTTGTCATCTATAACCATGAATACAGTTGTATagagtgggccatgtaaaatttgctttttgaatcggctataaaaaaaaacgaattaatatttttttaaacctttttttattttgaagattgtacattatcatttatgaatgaaaaataatatcgtttaaatgactgccacgactggctttacagtaggccattcgatcaacccaatttttaagcacattttcgattgtttgggctccaatttcatgaatggcaacttcgatttcgtgttttaaagcatcaatcgtctctggatggttcgcatagcatttgcccacaaaaaatagtccaacgggcttaaatcacagctccgaggcggccaattgatatcggaattcaaaaacggtagccaaaagttcgagtgtaactttggcagtgtgacaagttgcaccgtcctgttgaaaccaaatgtcgtccatttcatcctcttcaatttttggaaacaactcgttgagcatgtcacggtaacgttcgccatttactgtaaccgcggttcctcgctcattttcgaaaaaaaaaatggcccgatgatgccgccagaccaaaaaccgcaccaaacagtgactcgttgtggatgcatttgcttctctacagtaacgtgtggattttctgagccccaaatccgacaattttgcttattgacgtagccaccgatgtgaaaatcagaaaagaagaagaagactcaccactttggaaataggttttcaatatttcccaattttgttcaagcgtatagcgtcccatttcgtaaatgccaaacctttaagtaaattatgaacacatttgatatgtcatttgtgttaccattctcaaaaaaataagtggttcaaaaagcaaacgctatatggcccaccctgtataaaagttaataaaaatcagCCTAAAACAGTAGCTGTGGATTTCGTCTTcacaatttaatatttcaattttttattcaattctctCAAATCTCAAACAAAGAATTACTTTATGgacttttttaatctttaaagGAAGATGaacgcaaaataattttgtaattacTTTTTGATCATTGTGGTCGTAAAACAGTAAAAGGTAAAGCCAAGTTAGTTGCACGTGCAGCCGGAACCGGAATTGATACTGTTAATTGCCCGATTGTGAAGTGATTGCTATTCCAtcctttttttaaagtttttattaaaagtactTACGTAAGTTTCGCCCCATCGGGATAAGCATAAAACAAGTGTGTCCTAGTGTAATCTACGGATGAAATTAGCACTTGTATGACTACCACGGCAGTGGATGCCGACACCAAGTGAATACCACCTGCCAGCCGCTTAAACATGTAACGCGGATTCTTGAAAGTGTAAAATGAGAAAATCGAGCCGAGACCCATAACAAAGACGGTAATACAGGCGAAAGAAGCCTGTGTTCGTATATAATCtgcaaaaatacttattttactGCCGCGAATAACTTTGCAACATAGGTGTATATTCGCACTTACCCATTAACTCAACATCAATGCCGGGGTCACTGCGCAGCGCATTCGAATTTGGAAACATGTCGATATACTTGCAACGCTCTAAGAGAGTATAACTTTGAGTattttagaacaattttaaTCGAATCATTAACGTTTACCCGTTGATTGATATATATAACCATTAGCTTCCCGGCCGCTACTTGGTGGCAGTGGTGGCACCAACTGTAATATCACCTGATGATCATTCAACACAAACGCCGGTACGCCCAAGTCACGCACAAAAGGCCAAAAAAGCTTTGGCACATATTGCCTCTCATTCCAACCCTGAAATATCGCCAATTGGGCAGCTTCTGGTATGACAAAATAGTACGACGTCGAATTAACCATCACCTTTTGCAATGCCGAACCAAATGTTTGTCGGGCTTCAATATCTCGCACATTAAGTGGATCAATTGCAATGGGTTTAGCTGGCGCTGGTATTATTTCAGCACGTGTTGCATTTGTATTTAACACCagattttgaaatgcttttttgAATGTCTGAAATTCGAGCTCGTCATTACGTACCCAATGAGCAAACATACGTCGCTTAGCTGACTCTGTGAAACTTTTCATTGgcatttccacaatttcttcgCTGAATTCACGTACGAAGTTCAGATTTGATGCATTTAGTTTGGCATCAAGGAGCGTACTGGGATTTACATAAGCTATTGAGGTGAAGTTGCGCACCACATTGGCGGTAGGGAGCGCATTGGGCGTTGTGGTGTAGCGACAATGACGCCACAAGCCGGAGTGCGAGTACATGAAGAAACGACGTGTCTCCGGTATGAATATgcctaaaatgaaatgaaaaagaaaagtgtttGAACTAAATTATTCGTTTGAACTACATTCGCtcaacaataaaacaaacaattccCATACCCACGCCCACTTGTGCAAAGGGGTACGAGTATTATAATGGGGTTCACTtaacggttgtatgtaacagcataaagtatgtatatatacatatatgtagatatactattgggtgtgcaactaagttttgAAGGATTTAAAACATATAGTAATACTAGTGTCAAATTGTACTGAGTATTTGTGTAACGAGTTTCATGTGAAAGCGTCATCATTAAGTGTCGTTTCTTAGTTTGTGTCATTTCGTCgaagtgtaaacaaaaaatttttttatacaaagactATGTCAGCGTTTGTGCCTACAAAACTTCATTCGCGGGAAGCATTGCTATTTTGCTTCCATCTGAAGAAAAGTGCAGCGGAAAGTTATTGGATGCTGTGTGAGGCTTACGGTGAGAATGCTCCATCAATTTCAACCGGCGAGTACTGGttccgacgattcaaaagtggtgaccAGACATGAGACATTGATCtttcatcatgacaatgctcggccgcatgtcgcacaagtggtcaaaacctaTTTCGATGGTAGCGGATGGGAAGTTCTACCCcacccgccttatagcccagaTCTTGCACCATCAGATTACCATTTGTTCCGGAATGCCCTTACGGGAGTGCATTTCACTTCGGTTGAAGGTATCCAAAATTGCCTTGATGAGTTCTTCGCCTCCAAAAGTGAGCAGTTTTATTGGGACGGAATCCATGCATTACCAGAGAAGTGGGAAAAAGTTATagtattttggataaaatatgttgtaccaatttttaacaataaatttttgaaatcgaaaaaaaacctttaaaacttagttgcacacccaataaaatattcagaatGATGAGAGGAGTTATTTATCGAAAATTGGTATAGTtataggcttgagtataataagaagtaaactgagtAAATTGTGAGAACTCTATTTataatttgagatttattcaatgttgaaagttTATGTATGGCTTTttcaagtgaaatatcttcggttccctttaaaatgtttataaatatttgctttgttgtttttataggaaaacaatttcatttttttttttttcaaaattcttgtgaaacaacattttttgtattttttgtaaaacactCCCTTCAGATTTTTTGCTTACGAGTACGTATGCTAGCTCTTCGCTGGAGCAGCATTTTGTACTGATTTTTCACTGGTTCGCTGAACGTAACATATTTCGTTTTTGGCCATTCCAACagtccaatttttattttccagaatttaggtttttttcaagtatttttgtttctaaaaaataaaaaaaaagaaccaagatatttttctttaaacatttctATACCAAATATCAGCgcagaataaatataaaaaatattaatttttttgtacaattttttcagttttctttttattatactcaaccctacaaataaactaatttacAGAAAAATTTATGATAATATCCAAAATAATTGGATAACTTGACATGGATTCGCTCAGATGTCTTAAGCTGTTGATATTAAAGTGAAATATGGATCAAGGAAAAAATTCATTGCCAAATGCAAAAAAGTATGGAATAAAAGAAAGTCAAAGTAACTCCAGCGCTAAAAGACTCTCGCCCAAAAAATCggttattgaaaaattatctatGTAAGTTCTCAGACCAGTCAAACTATTCTTTGGTAAACCTAGAGAAAAATTTGACGTCTACCACTTCCACAATGCGCGGTTTCGTGTCTTTGTTGGTGAATTTTTCTGCATCAAACTCAAATGATTTGTTTGAGTAATTCCTATAATTTATTCTTTTAacttcatttcaaaaaaaattcaatttcatttagtttttttgaaaatgaattcaaattcaaatagtCTCTACGCTCAGTGACCTTTGAACGccatattttcacaaatttattcATCACTACCTGCAGAGTTGAAGAAGAATTCGCCAAAATTAATGATGGAATCAATTGCGTTAAATCGTTGTATTTATTTTCGGTTTGCAACACCcacaaagctgcattcgacagtacggaaaggagttacctgtatgccgcgatgtctgaatttggtatccccgcaaaactaatacggctatgtaagatgacgttgctcaacaccagcagcgccgtcagaattgggaaggacctctccgagccgtttgataccaaacgaggtttcagacagggtgactcgctgtcgtgtgacttctttaacctgatgttggagagcatcgtacgagccgcagaacttgatcgctcaggcacaattttttataagacgaacaaaactaacactctacaagactctcatcatgcccgtcctaacgtatgcgcagaagcttggacgatgacaacatccgatgaagcgacgcttggagtgttcgagagaaagattctgcgtaagatttttggacctttgcacgttggcaatggcgaatatcgcagacgatggaacgatgagctgtatgagctttacgacgacatagacatagcgcagcgaataaagatccagcggctacgttggctgggtcatgtcgtccgaatggatacaagtaTTCGATGCTTTGatgctttgaaagtattcgatgcggtaccagctggtggtagcagaggaaaagggcGGCCTcccctgcgttggaaagatcaggtggagaaggacttggcttcacttggtgtgtccaactggcgccggttagcacgagaaagaaacgactggcgcgctttgctaaactcggccaaaatcgcgtaagcggttatagcgccaattaagaagaagaagaacacccACACAGTAACAAATCAGGTGCAGTCAGAAGTATGGAGTTTCatgaaataattttatcttaaaatttttgcagcAATTCTGCCTTACCAGGCATGTGAACTTGCACAATCTTGTTAAAACCGCACACAGTTGAAAGGCGTTATCTTTCGGCTTAATTCGACTTGGTAATATTAAAAttccttaaatattttcaattaacgGTATTCCATTACAGTGGGACTGCTTTTTTTCTGCTATAAACTTGCGAATCAGTTTCATGGCAAATTTTGGGGTTAGATTTTATTAAggagggagcctggtttataaggtcaaaaaaatcaatttttttttttcgttttaagcgattcctaatatatttcagaatattcacacaaagttacagagcctaattctcaatatttccgtagatacaaagccaaaggtaggcgagcatTAGGTAGtcacgctgtgaccggacagctataatacaaactttatcttcttttctcgacttttcatttttatgatttctttgaattggcgtacatgaatgaaaaaaactaatgaaccttttgaaatgaatcatagcttgttcccttcagtattaaattctcttctatttgaactaacaaaatagataaaaaaaaatttcaagatttttataccgagttgaagtgaattttttttttttagaaaggcattttttttctttaaaacctccaagaagttgaaattttggaatttctctcagtttttttaattcatctagaataaaaaattatgataattagaaatccatttgaattttttgctttagataataattacgagctgtatcttgtacgccagttggaaactccagcgttgcagagctctactaatttctatgttaaacattttttcaacttattttaaccagtatacaaattttttatactttttaaatgttcattaaaagatagaaaaaactttgcagtgctaaattaattttttccttaaaaaaaaaaaaatcgcaaagagatgcaatttttagacctcataaaccaggctccccccttaatttaCGTGCCCGTTTACGTCAAAATGGTTTCCTTCTCTTCTACGCCTTCAGGAATCCCCTTGCAAATTTTCGAGTGGATTGGCAAATCTGTGGGTTTTAATACTTGTAGTTTGTTTGTActtttggtttaaaaaaaaaatttaaatctttgtGCAGAATAATCTGCAGCGACTGTCTGATGATACCAAATTGAGGTTGTTGATCCCACAAACGCCTACTTTGAGAGCTTTGAGAAACTATGTTTTTGGAGTGCATGCAAATAAGGACTGGTGAACTGTGAGAAGCCAAAAGGAGATTctgctgaaaaataaaatatttttctgttaacACTCGTAATACCACAGCCACTCTACTTtactccgtgtgacttctggctctTCAATAAACTAAAATCACACCCTCTAGTCCAAAATATAGAACCAAAGTGAATTGACACGCAAGCTTAAGGTACCTTCGGGAATCGAGTTTAACGGCTGTTTggatacttgaaaaaaaaaaaaactaggcgTAAGGGGAATACTTTCAACAAATCAACATGCCGTTTGATTATAGTAAATAGTTCGCACATCCAATTGACTGATATTCAGGCTCGTGACTGGAATATTCTCGACAAATGCCGGCTTTCAGACAGCAGCATTATTCACTATTTGTGACTAATAAGTAACATTGCTGGTGAATAATTATGGACTTTTAAGTACTATCGCTACAAGTGACTGCTTTATTGGagactttgtaaatatttttaatcataaGTAATTGTAAAAAGCATTAGGCAATATTTATAAGTTAAAAGGATTCCATATTATCTATCATGCACAAGGGGTGAAAGAGCaaagttatatatttattacatattatataatatattaaagattACTTTAATACTGTTAACGcagaatattttataaaaaaaaggcgaaaaagttttattcaaaaatattgatcaTGAAATTTCACAATAATTCATGCTTAATGATTTATGACGATATTCTAACAGCACTCAGCGGTGCAGTGAATAATTGGTCACTAATAGTAGTGGCTGGAGACGCTGACTGAATAACAACATAAATTTATCATCCAACGATGCTTCAACCAAATGATTTGCAATCAATACACGAAAACAGAATTATTTTTAtccaaaatatgtacatacaaaagtgTTTATACGCTTTTTGTTTCGCCGTGTCTTAttcattatttcaaaataattttaagtataattttactgaaaacatttttcgatccgaaaattttcaaatatctgCTCGTCAAAATAATTTAGTGAGACTATTGCGAAAAAATGATTGCGCCattgtaaattaaattagacaacaaattgaaaaagtattttttcaaacaaattagaTGTGCTTAGCAAATATAAATACTATAGAAACGTTAAAGCGAGTACTCAAGTACAAAGGCTAAAGGCGGAAGTCAATGCTTCGGTGGACGTAGTGGACGCTGCCATAAAACGATTTTGctatacgtatgcatgtatgtatatatgtatgcatctgtccaaataaactataaaaattttgtagcGTTAACAGGTCATCGTAAAATTGCAAATTCAGCTTTGTATAGTCCCGTTTAATGTTTTAGACGTTTGTGTAATTGTCAAACACGCTtccgaaatttttgaaacattttcaaagataaaaaaaaaataaataattggcgcgtacacttctgttaggtgtttggccaagctcctcctatttgtggtgtgcgtcttgatgttgttccacaaatggagggacctacagtttcaagccgactccgaacggcagatatttttatgaggagctttttcatggcagaaatacactcggagatttgtcattgccttccgaggggcgaccgctattagaaaaatgtttttattaattttgctttcaccgcgattcgaaccaacgacctctctgtgaattccgaatggtaatcacgcaccaacccattcggctacggcggccgcgataCAAACGCGAAAATAGTAACAATATTACAACTATGACAATGTGCTGCCGCATagcatataaagggtgtttttttagaggttaggttttcaagttggcactacttttttcgtagatggtctttttgacagctgtcacttgatttatgctcagtttggtttgccatttcataatgtatagacttacacctgaacaacgtttgcaaattgtgcaaatttattacgaaaataatggttcggttcgcgcaacgcatcgaagaaaattttgttcagcgacgaagctcacttttggttgaataagcaaaattgtcgcatttggagtgaacataatccacaagccattgctgagacgccgttacatcctcaaaaagtcactgtttggtgtgctctatgggcagagggaatcattggtccatatttctttaaaaatgaagccggacataatgttacagtcaatggagagcgctatagagccatgattaatgactttttcgtgcctgaattggacgatgttgatgtggacgacctttggttccaacaagacggcgctacatgccatacagccaacgcaacaatcgatttattgcaggaaacttttggtgagcgcattatctcgcgccttggacctgtggcgtggcctccaagatcgtgcgatataacaccgctggactatttcttgtggggctatgtgaagtcgcttgtctacgcagataagcccgagacgattgacgtcttggaagagaatattcggcgcgttattgctgacatacggccccaattgctgcaaaaagtggtcgaaaattgggcctctcggctggaatttattcgagcgagccgcggcggccacttgtccgaaatcatttttaaaacataatggcaaacccttatctttataataaagctaaattcttggccataacattaaattatatacgttttatttcatcttgaaaacctaacctctaaaaaaaacaccctttattataaaatatgcaGGGTGGGTAATCTAGTGTAGAAgaatttatgtaatttaattcagttatacttataaataaaattttaatcaataattttttataggaaAGAGCAAGCCTTGCCATTGAACATGAAAGacaatttcattgaaatgaTTTCCACGTCGGGTCTTACAGTAGCCAATTCTGTCACCCCATTTTTTCAGCACATTTCGTGATTTTCGGCAGTTTTCTCACCAAAAGCTCACGACTTTATGTTTTGATTCTTCAATGACCACTGGATGGCTCGCATAATATCTATCCTTAAGGGCGTTccataaaaaataatcgaaCTGAGTTAAATCACAGCTTCTAAGTGGCTGCGATTTCGGGATATTATTCGATTGCCGAttttttatattcgattttaatatctatgtatatatttccCAACTTAGTTCAAGCGGAAAGCGACCCATTTTATAAATGTCTCATGCTGTTCCCAAGGCATGCAATTCACTTTCTAAGTAATTCGCGGCGCATTCGTAATTCACTTTGGCAGCTCtccttatttttgttgttgttgtggcagcatAAACATCCTCCATACAAGCATGGGGAATGTTGTTGGAGGGACAGTCCTTGATCGGATATAGATAAGTCCGCGTCGTTCCGGCAACGTACAACCGAGCGTTGTGGATTCTCTTTCGTGTTCttgttctttgttttctattactATTATTTGCTCGGTATAtcggtgatgaagaaaaaattaagttaaaactaagattttactttattttatagcgaagtttgtgttaatttatttcttccatTATTCAGCAATAAGAAAAAGTACCAGCAAATGACAATAGTTCTTAGAAGAATAGCTGCTTCAATAGCTGTAACTGCTTCTCAAGGAGGCGGAACAGTTCCTCAGATAACAATATGGTCTCCTCCGCAATTCTCGAGGTGTTCAGTAGCCtccttaaaataataattttttttacaatacttgttttttgcttccattattaaaatttaactttttctggTTATCATTCTCTTTATTTACCCTCTCGTTTTTGTTTGACATCTTGTTTAGGTAAGTTTCCGATTACGAATGGGAGAGCGCATTACTTGCCATGGGCACATAGCATAAccgtaaactaaatttttaacacatctCGCTTGTTATTTTGTGTAGCtgtcaaattaataaaaatcgatAGTTCAAATGCTAAACGTTGGATTAACCACCCTGTTTATACAATTTTGTCAGCGTAATTGTTTTGTGGGTGTATGCCcatagtttttgttattaaaataaataagtagcaTTCGTTTTTGTTGGCATGGTAAAACCCAAGTTTGTATAGTCAACTGAAAATATCTTTCTAAATCAATGTACCTACTTTCTTTATACCTAAACATTCGTGGGCAATTTGCTTACCTTTTCCACCCGTAATAATAACCCAATGATCCGTAGAAATGGCTACGATCCACATAACTAACGAGACCACCATCAGCATGCTGCAACCGAGTAGTACGCGCCGTTGGAACATGTACGCGGCCATTAGCGGCTTGCGCTCTTCCTCCCGACCCAATGTCGAGCTGGAGACGCCACTTATCATTTTGCTGCTAGCTAATGTCGCGGAGTTACTAAGGAATTTATAATTGCAGCAGTGCTTTCCTGCTGTCTTCTAACGCCTTTAATATGCTCGCTGCTCCTGCTTTGCGTTGGTTTTTAGTGAGCGCGTGAGCGTCTCGTATCATCCATAAGCAGTGTAGGCGCCAATTTTGAACACTGtaaaacaattaaaagaaaaaatattttaaaccaaATTTAGGAAGATCGCAAAACGAATgagctatttatttttatctaaaaataggaagcattaatattaatatatattgctCTGATTGTTTTTGACGGCAAGCTTGATAAATAGCacacaacaaattttgtttaaatttaaataaaacaattatacaAAGTCTAAGTTTCCGGCGAAACTGAAATTTATAAACCCTTTGCAcgttttaagtttaaataaatttgatttatttatttacttgaaagTTGTCCGTTTtcgaaagtttcattttattgcattcctttcatttattttatatttggcgCATTTTCTTCGTTAGTTACACAAATATGgtaatttttgtatatcaccGTTATATGGAAGTTGAACGCTATTGTTGACCGACCTCGCCCAATTCAAATGCCAACTTTCTTCATGCCAGAAGTAACATGTTTACTTAGTTTCGTTAAGGTAACATATTTCGAATTTTAACTGAGTTATTCATTGCACTTTGCAATTCGAGTAAATGTGCGTTATTATGCATTACTGCATTACGGGAGAGCATGATTAGTGCCCGATTTTGCTTATATTCTATATCAACCTACCACTAGGCCATGAGCTGTTCGAGATACATTTGGTTCAATATCTTAATTTTTACGAGTTAATGTGTGAGCAGATCAACGTATGGATGGGCAAATATAAACGACTAATTCGATTCTTCGGCTGAGCgtcgtagccgagtgggttggtgcgtcagTACCATTCGGTAGGGGCCGGGCTCggacacgaaacaccaaatgatagccaaatattttcgaatagcagtcaatggcaaacctccgagtgtatgtatttctgcaacgaaaaaacatctgccgtttggaggctCCATGAAAtacgccctttttgggtgtttggccgagctcctcctcctgtttgggccgtgcgtcttgatggtgttccacaaatggagggacctacagtttcaagccgaaaccgaaaggcagatatttttttatgaggagctttttcatggcagaaatacacttggaggtttgccattgcctgccgaggggcgaccgcgtCTTTCAGcgcgattcgaacctacgttctctctgaataccGAATGTtcgtcacacaccaacccattcggctacggaatatgtaataaaaggtgatcaatttagaggtattggattttaaattgaaataaaacactgAAAACTCAAATAGattgggcaatttttattatttttgtgtagaaccattcattacatttattttttaaagataatccctttcaaatgttggccgcaactgccgTAATTCTGCCATCTGCAAAACACGAATTTTGAAGgcctcgctggaggacttcggtcgatatctcgtgaataattttagtaatgtaggtttccaatgcctcaatcgaagatggtttatccacaaagcattttgaCAGTAAATACCGCAGAAATAAGGGTTAAAAAGTGTGATATTAactgatcttggtggccaatccgcCCTTCCGAGTCGAAATGACAACGCAATAATTCCATTGTTTTAcaagctgtatggcaagtagcgtcgtcttgttggaactaaaTATGTGGATCTCCACGGGTTTTAATTTCCGGCAccaaaagtcgtttatcatgacgCGATAACGATCGCCATTCACTGGTACATTGGCGCCggttttgaagaaatataggtTTTAGGCCCAAacatgacaattttgcttattgacgtagccattaagccatgGGCTGAATAAAATTCGGGTTGCAAAATGCGGACCTTCAGCGaattttcaagagcccaacgacTGAAATTATGACGCTTTGGAAGATCGGCAGGCCTTAAATCTTAgaccagctgtattttgtacGCTTTCCAATCAAGGCCTTTCCGTAAAATCGCCCAAGTAGTACCATAAGATaggccaagttgttgagatcggcgcCGAATTGATTCTTCCGGGCCTTCGGAAAATTCTCATTTACGACCCCAATATT is a genomic window of Anastrepha ludens isolate Willacy chromosome 6, idAnaLude1.1, whole genome shotgun sequence containing:
- the LOC128866876 gene encoding uncharacterized protein LOC128866876 codes for the protein MISGVSSSTLGREEERKPLMAAYMFQRRVLLGCSMLMVVSLVMWIVAISTDHWVIITGGKGIFIPETRRFFMYSHSGLWRHCRYTTTPNALPTANVVRNFTSIAYVNPSTLLDAKLNASNLNFVREFSEEIVEMPMKSFTESAKRRMFAHWVRNDELEFQTFKKAFQNLVLNTNATRAEIIPAPAKPIAIDPLNVRDIEARQTFGSALQKVMVNSTSYYFVIPEAAQLAIFQGWNERQYVPKLFWPFVRDLGVPAFVLNDHQVILQLVPPLPPSSGREANGYIYQSTERCKYIDMFPNSNALRSDPGIDVELMDYIRTQASFACITVFVMGLGSIFSFYTFKNPRYMFKRLAGGIHLVSASTAVVVIQVLISSVDYTRTHLFYAYPDGAKLTYGYGVYLAWFTFVVNLVCGLLFMWYSGKKKGAKAPNDEVAMADEPTIMGR